One segment of bacterium DNA contains the following:
- a CDS encoding DUF1508 domain-containing protein, which translates to MATYYIKKDNAEQYFWVLKSSNGEIVCMSSESYDSRQEVKKSINWTQANGKTTDIRDLTI; encoded by the coding sequence ATGGCAACATACTATATCAAGAAAGATAACGCTGAACAATATTTTTGGGTTCTAAAATCAAGCAATGGGGAAATTGTTTGCATGAGTAGTGAGTCTTATGATTCCAGGCAAGAAGTCAAAAAATCAATAAATTGGACGCAAGCAAACGGAAAGACTACTGATATTCGTGATTTAACAATATAG